From one Sardina pilchardus chromosome 6, fSarPil1.1, whole genome shotgun sequence genomic stretch:
- the eny2 gene encoding transcription and mRNA export factor ENY2: protein MSKDSQMRAVINQKLIEMGERERLKELLRAKLIECGWRDQLKAHCKEVIKEKGLENVTVEDLVAGITPKGRALVPDSVKKELLQRIRAFLAQHAT from the exons ATGAGTAAAGATTCTCAAATGAGGGCTGTAATCAACCAGAAGTTAATTGAGAtgggcgagagggagag ATTGAAAGAATTGCTGCGAGCCAAACTCATAGAGTGTGGTTGGCGGGACCAGCTCAAAGCCCATTGTAAAG AGGTAATCAAAGAGAAAGGTCTGGAGAATGTGACCGTTGAAGACTTAGTTGCTGGAATCACTCCCAAAGGAAGAG CTTTGGTTCCCGATAGTGTGAAGAAGGAACTTCTGCAGAGAATAAGAGCCTTCCTGGCACAACACGCAACATAA